The following coding sequences lie in one Candidatus Omnitrophota bacterium genomic window:
- a CDS encoding glycoside hydrolase family 2 TIM barrel-domain containing protein — translation MDGIWDIAEGGLDAIPEQFPYRVPVPGLVDKSSPDFFEVGVKSARREAFWHHRSFRIDGEIPATAILKIHKAMFGTKVYLNGEFAGEHLPCFTPAYLDVRKLLKGNGAQNDLIIRVGAYLDSVPKSMPNGWDFEKYKYIPGIYDSVELILSGTPYIVRVQTAPDIESKSVRVQAVVENKGPALDISLTYAIREAQSGQLAASGESPKQRLDANGQGAIDFRIPLENARLWSPEEPFLYELELNSGHDSMKTRFGMRSFRFDPQTGRAILNGKPYFMRGTNVCIYRFFEDAARGDLPWRKEWVKKLHEKFQGMHWNSIRYCIGFPPEFWYDIADETGFLIQDEFPIWSLSEWSQELKSEAIAKEYTEWMQERWNHPCVVVWDAQNESVTEETGKALNAVRHLDLSQRPWDNGWGTPQAPGDSLECHPYFFISDHFQNKPFRMSELAKMTGKPSVRDNQKEHSNAIILNEYGWLWLNRDGSETSLTRKVYQNLLGPDSTAEQRREIYARLLAAKTEFWRGHRACAAVMHFCGLGYSRPGGIERPVAGATSDNFIDIEKLKWEPYFLKYVKDAFAPVGLMIDFWDESVLPGDKKDVSISVINDLYDEWQGIVRLQIKRGDEYIGEQSQVCEVDPLGQKKLTFSIPFPNQEGKYQLIAELVGDDAKAIHSIRDFGVRKP, via the coding sequence TTGGACGGAATCTGGGATATAGCCGAAGGCGGCCTCGACGCCATTCCCGAACAATTTCCTTATCGGGTTCCCGTTCCTGGACTTGTAGATAAGAGCTCTCCCGATTTTTTCGAGGTGGGCGTGAAGAGCGCCCGCCGCGAAGCGTTTTGGCATCATCGTTCTTTTCGCATTGATGGCGAAATTCCCGCGACGGCGATATTGAAGATTCATAAAGCCATGTTTGGAACCAAAGTATATTTGAACGGCGAATTCGCCGGCGAGCATCTTCCCTGCTTCACTCCCGCCTATTTGGACGTTCGCAAGTTGCTCAAAGGAAATGGTGCGCAGAACGATTTAATCATCCGCGTCGGCGCCTATTTGGATTCGGTTCCCAAATCCATGCCTAATGGCTGGGATTTCGAAAAATACAAATATATTCCTGGAATTTACGATTCGGTCGAATTGATTTTGTCGGGAACGCCCTATATCGTGCGCGTTCAGACTGCGCCCGATATCGAGTCGAAGTCGGTTCGAGTTCAAGCCGTTGTGGAAAATAAGGGGCCGGCGCTGGATATCTCTTTGACGTACGCCATTCGCGAAGCGCAGAGCGGCCAGCTGGCGGCGTCGGGTGAATCGCCGAAACAGCGCTTGGATGCGAATGGGCAAGGCGCGATCGATTTTCGCATTCCGCTGGAAAATGCCCGCCTATGGTCTCCCGAAGAGCCTTTTCTCTACGAATTGGAATTGAATTCCGGCCACGATTCGATGAAGACGCGCTTTGGAATGCGTTCGTTCCGTTTCGATCCGCAAACGGGACGCGCCATTTTGAATGGCAAGCCCTATTTCATGCGCGGGACGAACGTTTGCATTTACCGTTTCTTTGAAGATGCGGCGCGCGGCGATCTTCCTTGGCGCAAGGAGTGGGTGAAAAAACTGCACGAAAAATTCCAAGGCATGCATTGGAATTCCATTCGCTATTGCATTGGATTTCCGCCCGAATTCTGGTATGACATCGCCGACGAAACCGGCTTTCTGATTCAAGACGAATTTCCGATATGGTCTTTGAGCGAATGGTCGCAAGAATTGAAGAGTGAAGCGATTGCGAAGGAATATACGGAATGGATGCAAGAGCGTTGGAATCACCCTTGCGTCGTCGTTTGGGACGCGCAAAACGAATCCGTGACCGAAGAGACGGGAAAGGCGCTCAACGCCGTACGCCATTTGGACCTATCGCAACGGCCTTGGGACAACGGTTGGGGAACGCCGCAGGCCCCCGGCGATTCGCTGGAATGCCATCCCTATTTCTTCATCAGCGATCATTTTCAAAACAAGCCGTTTCGCATGAGCGAACTGGCGAAGATGACGGGAAAACCATCGGTGCGCGACAATCAAAAAGAGCATTCGAACGCCATTATTTTGAACGAGTACGGCTGGTTGTGGCTTAATCGCGACGGTTCCGAAACCAGTTTAACGCGCAAAGTCTACCAGAATCTTCTCGGTCCCGATTCCACGGCGGAGCAACGCCGCGAAATCTACGCCCGGCTTTTAGCCGCCAAGACGGAATTCTGGCGGGGTCATCGCGCCTGCGCCGCCGTTATGCATTTCTGCGGATTGGGCTACTCGCGTCCGGGAGGAATCGAACGGCCAGTAGCGGGGGCGACCAGCGACAATTTCATTGATATCGAGAAACTGAAGTGGGAGCCGTATTTTCTGAAATACGTCAAGGACGCCTTTGCGCCCGTTGGTTTGATGATTGATTTTTGGGATGAAAGCGTTTTGCCCGGCGATAAGAAGGATGTTTCCATTTCCGTTATCAACGATCTCTATGACGAATGGCAGGGAATCGTACGCCTGCAAATCAAACGCGGAGATGAATATATCGGCGAACAATCGCAAGTATGCGAAGTGGATCCGCTCGGTCAGAAAAAACTTACATTTTCTATTCCTTTTCCAAATCAAGAAGGAAAGTATCAATTGATTGCGGAATTGGTAGGAGACGATGCGAAAGCCATTCACAGCATCAGGGATTTTGGCGTGCGAAAGCCGTAA